From a single Bacillus pumilus genomic region:
- a CDS encoding IS3 family transposase (programmed frameshift), producing the protein MKKNKYSAEIKWAVVKDKLSGQFTNQQIMDKYHIKNVSQIKTWMKWYRGNQLHRFDQPIGKQYSFGHGHDNVSKEEKVNRQVEQLKMENEILKKVFGDHRGVEKGVALYLIEKLRKKYTVTSLLSILQVARSTYYRWVSEGIRKKSQVDKAVISLCTETSFRYGHRKIRKLLQRQYGIKRNRNTVQRIMQKYHLQCRVKRKRKWKSQGESVIIAPNILNRNFTAIHPNVKWVTDITYIQYGPRTLYLSTIMDLYNNEVVAYTLDDHQQTSLILDTLRIALKKRNLPKGVLVHSDQGSVSYAYQKELGARNLTSSMSRRGNCWDNAVIESFHSSLKSEEFMFTKFNSISEKDVRQRIDRYIKYYNEERIQEKLGYHAPKTFGSMSA; encoded by the exons ATGAAAAAAAACAAATATTCAGCTGAAATAAAATGGGCGGTTGTGAAAGATAAATTAAGCGGACAGTTTACCAATCAACAAATTATGGATAAATATCATATCAAGAATGTATCTCAGATTAAAACATGGATGAAGTGGTATCGAGGAAATCAGTTACATCGGTTCGATCAGCCAATCGGAAAACAATATAGCTTCGGGCATGGACATGACAATGTATCCAAAGAGGAAAAAGTGAATAGGCAGGTTGAACAGCTTAAGATGGAGAATGAAATTCTAA AAAAAGTATTTGGAGATCATAGAGGAGTTGAAAAGGGAGTAGCCTTGTATTTGATCGAGAAATTACGGAAGAAATATACAGTGACGTCTCTCTTAAGTATTTTGCAAGTCGCCAGATCGACCTATTATCGTTGGGTATCCGAAGGAATACGTAAAAAATCACAAGTGGATAAGGCTGTTATTTCCTTATGTACCGAAACATCGTTCCGGTACGGCCACCGTAAGATCCGAAAGCTACTTCAGCGTCAATATGGTATCAAACGAAACCGAAATACTGTACAGCGCATCATGCAAAAATACCATCTTCAATGTCGTGTGAAGCGTAAAAGGAAATGGAAATCACAAGGGGAATCTGTCATCATTGCCCCAAATATATTAAATCGGAACTTCACCGCAATACACCCGAATGTAAAATGGGTAACAGATATTACTTATATTCAGTATGGACCGAGAACGCTCTACCTTTCGACCATTATGGATTTATACAACAACGAAGTTGTTGCCTATACTCTAGATGATCACCAACAGACGTCACTCATATTGGACACATTGAGGATAGCTTTAAAGAAAAGGAATTTGCCTAAAGGTGTACTTGTGCATTCAGATCAAGGAAGTGTTTCGTATGCATATCAAAAGGAGCTGGGGGCAAGGAACCTCACAAGTAGTATGTCCAGACGAGGTAACTGTTGGGATAACGCAGTGATTGAATCATTCCATTCTAGCTTAAAATCAGAGGAATTTATGTTTACAAAGTTCAACTCTATATCAGAAAAAGATGTCAGGCAACGAATCGATCGTTACATCAAGTATTATAATGAAGAGCGTATCCAAGAAAAATTAGGCTACCACGCACCAAAAACATTTGGTAGCATGTCAGCCTAA
- a CDS encoding DUF1836 domain-containing protein: protein MGAFKLTRIDMTRLLHSLKGEGDLTPLQLLNLSVKKDKHHELDELIIPSFFERLERRKQKSEHGLSTNEIVELGNLCELTSLKSTAIQNWIKRDIKDMIGHPELGKKYAIDQVVILLIVRDLKSVFDFDAIRTILSALFNTITDRTDDIISPLRFYEAYAHVLDFIYHHTHFPLKEKNLREITEEQTDQLREEFSELTQHQWHLIKGIINSTVFSVFTSHLQSTAQEMMFYTLQHQD from the coding sequence ATGGGTGCTTTTAAATTAACGAGAATTGACATGACGAGACTTCTGCATTCTCTAAAAGGAGAGGGAGATCTGACTCCGCTTCAGCTATTGAATTTATCTGTAAAAAAGGACAAACACCACGAACTTGACGAGCTTATCATCCCTTCTTTTTTCGAGAGGCTTGAACGACGGAAACAAAAATCAGAGCATGGTCTCTCTACAAACGAGATTGTAGAATTAGGAAACCTATGCGAGCTGACTTCTCTTAAATCGACTGCGATTCAAAACTGGATCAAACGTGATATTAAAGATATGATTGGTCACCCTGAGCTTGGCAAGAAGTATGCAATTGATCAAGTTGTGATTTTATTAATTGTGAGAGATTTAAAATCAGTTTTTGACTTTGATGCCATCCGTACAATTTTATCTGCCTTATTTAACACGATAACGGACCGAACTGATGATATTATTAGTCCACTGCGCTTTTATGAAGCATATGCGCATGTCCTTGATTTTATTTATCATCATACTCACTTTCCGTTAAAGGAAAAAAACTTACGGGAAATTACAGAGGAGCAGACAGATCAGCTACGTGAAGAGTTTTCAGAATTAACACAGCATCAATGGCATTTGATCAAAGGCATTATTAACTCAACCGTCTTTTCTGTCTTTACTTCGCACTTGCAAAGTACGGCACAAGAAATGATGTTTTATACACTGCAGCATCAGGATTAA
- the htpX gene encoding protease HtpX has protein sequence MGKRIFLFILTNILVITTIGIVLSVISAATGVGSYIGADGGINFVALLVFSAVVGFVGSFMSLAMSRWMAKMMMGVRVLNPEKDSLSYDEQQLVDRVHRLSRAAGLSKMPEVGIYQSSEVNAFATGPSKRRSLVAVSTGLLHEMDDAAVEGVIAHEVAHVANGDMVTMTLLQGIVNTFVVFLSRIAAWIASRFVPREELVPIVHFIAVIVFQIIFSILGSLVVFAYSRHREFHADRGGADLAGKDKMIHALRSLEAYTSRIKDDDQTAVATLKISGKRKASLFSTHPDLNERIRRLEAK, from the coding sequence ATGGGTAAAAGAATTTTTCTGTTTATATTAACGAACATTCTTGTTATCACTACGATTGGTATTGTACTATCGGTTATTAGTGCAGCAACTGGTGTTGGTTCTTATATAGGAGCAGACGGTGGAATTAATTTTGTTGCACTGCTAGTATTCAGTGCAGTTGTTGGTTTTGTTGGCTCGTTTATGTCACTTGCGATGTCTCGTTGGATGGCCAAAATGATGATGGGTGTGCGTGTGTTAAACCCTGAAAAGGATTCGTTATCATATGATGAGCAGCAGCTTGTTGACCGCGTGCACAGATTATCTAGAGCAGCAGGCCTTTCTAAAATGCCTGAGGTCGGTATTTATCAATCATCTGAAGTAAATGCTTTTGCAACAGGTCCTTCAAAGAGAAGATCACTTGTTGCTGTATCAACTGGATTGCTTCATGAAATGGATGATGCAGCTGTTGAAGGTGTAATTGCTCACGAAGTCGCTCACGTTGCGAACGGTGACATGGTCACAATGACGTTACTACAAGGAATCGTCAATACGTTCGTTGTCTTCCTTTCAAGAATTGCGGCATGGATCGCTAGTCGTTTTGTTCCACGTGAAGAGCTTGTGCCGATTGTTCACTTTATCGCTGTGATTGTCTTCCAAATCATTTTCTCTATCTTAGGAAGCCTTGTCGTGTTTGCATATTCTAGACATCGTGAATTCCATGCAGACCGCGGCGGAGCGGACCTGGCAGGTAAAGACAAAATGATTCATGCGCTTCGTTCACTAGAGGCGTATACGTCAAGAATTAAAGATGATGATCAAACAGCGGTCGCTACGCTTAAAATCAGTGGTAAACGAAAGGCATCTCTTTTCTCAACACACCCTGATTTAAATGAAAGAATTAGAAGATTAGAAGCAAAATAA
- a CDS encoding TrkH family potassium uptake protein, translating to MNLIKKLIDRLSAFQLIALYYFIAVTVSFILLSLPVAHQNGVKWTFIDALFTAVSAVSVTGLTVVDTSQTFSVTGMWILAFVLQIGGIGIMTLGTFVWLVMRKRIGIKERKLIMADQNQSNLSGIVKLMKQILYLILLIEFVGGLILSIYFLKYYDVQTAFLHGFFSSISATTNGGFDITGNSLIPYKDDYFVQFITMLLIIFGAIGFPVLVEVKDYLFNQDRKNASFSLFTKITTITFGSLVIVGAIGIYALEARFTFLGKSWHEVLFYSLFQSTATRSGGLSTLDITQLTEPTLLFLCLLMFIGASPSSVGGGIRTTTFALNLLALFHFARGNKSIKIFKRELHQADINKSLMVTMMAFILVFGATFLLTLSEHNTLLQNLFEVCSAFGTTGLSLGITSDLSGFGKCIIMMVMFIGRIGIPSFLYLIGRRESEANYHYPKERVIIG from the coding sequence ATGAACCTAATTAAAAAGCTAATTGACCGATTATCGGCTTTCCAGCTGATTGCCCTTTATTATTTTATCGCCGTTACCGTCTCATTTATACTTCTCAGTTTGCCAGTCGCTCATCAAAATGGGGTGAAGTGGACATTTATCGATGCATTATTTACGGCAGTGAGTGCTGTCAGTGTAACAGGGCTAACAGTCGTCGATACGTCGCAGACATTTAGTGTAACTGGAATGTGGATTCTTGCCTTTGTTCTGCAAATCGGCGGAATCGGCATTATGACCCTTGGCACCTTTGTCTGGCTGGTCATGAGAAAGAGAATCGGTATTAAAGAGAGAAAACTGATCATGGCTGATCAAAACCAAAGCAATTTATCAGGTATTGTGAAGCTAATGAAGCAGATTCTATATTTGATTTTGCTTATTGAGTTTGTAGGCGGCCTCATTTTAAGCATATATTTTCTTAAATATTATGATGTGCAAACAGCTTTCTTACATGGCTTCTTCTCCAGTATTAGTGCGACGACCAACGGAGGATTTGATATTACGGGGAACTCACTGATTCCATATAAAGATGATTATTTTGTCCAATTTATCACCATGCTGCTTATTATTTTTGGTGCCATTGGCTTTCCTGTACTCGTAGAAGTGAAGGATTATTTATTCAATCAAGACCGAAAGAACGCGTCATTTTCCTTGTTCACAAAAATCACCACGATTACGTTCGGCAGCTTAGTCATTGTCGGCGCTATTGGGATTTATGCCCTCGAAGCGCGGTTTACGTTTTTAGGGAAGAGCTGGCACGAAGTTTTATTTTATTCATTGTTCCAATCGACGGCCACAAGAAGCGGGGGGCTTTCGACATTAGATATTACTCAATTGACGGAACCGACGCTGTTATTTTTATGTCTGCTCATGTTTATCGGAGCATCTCCAAGCTCAGTTGGGGGCGGAATTCGGACAACGACGTTTGCCCTCAATTTACTTGCCCTGTTTCATTTTGCGAGGGGGAATAAGTCCATCAAAATCTTCAAAAGAGAGCTGCATCAAGCGGATATTAACAAATCTCTGATGGTGACGATGATGGCCTTTATACTGGTGTTTGGTGCGACATTCCTATTAACCTTATCTGAGCATAATACGCTTCTTCAAAATTTGTTTGAAGTCTGTTCTGCCTTCGGAACGACAGGCCTGTCACTAGGGATTACCTCTGATCTCTCTGGTTTTGGGAAGTGTATCATCATGATGGTCATGTTTATTGGACGGATTGGCATTCCAAGCTTCTTGTATTTAATTGGCCGAAGAGAAAGCGAAGCGAATTATCATTATCCGAAAGAACGTGTGATCATCGGCTAA
- a CDS encoding DUF421 domain-containing protein has product MLEVLWKAIVMLLVGTLLLRIAGPKSISQLTVQQTVIMISIGSIIIQPFIEHNLLETIYAAVTFIVALVIMEKLSIQSDFFEKLVSGKSVVILQNGEMLDHRLKKARLTRDQFKMRLTQQGITDISCLKRATLEANGQIGYELKPEEKPVTVKEMKELLDQLREELNILKKD; this is encoded by the coding sequence GTGCTGGAAGTATTATGGAAAGCGATTGTCATGCTGCTAGTTGGTACCTTGCTGCTGAGAATAGCAGGGCCTAAATCCATTAGTCAATTAACTGTACAACAAACAGTGATCATGATTTCAATCGGATCAATTATTATCCAACCCTTTATTGAGCATAATTTACTTGAAACCATTTATGCCGCCGTTACCTTTATTGTGGCACTTGTGATAATGGAGAAGCTGTCAATTCAATCTGATTTTTTTGAAAAATTGGTTTCGGGAAAATCAGTGGTGATTTTACAAAATGGAGAAATGCTTGATCACAGACTGAAAAAAGCACGGCTCACAAGAGATCAATTCAAAATGCGCTTAACTCAGCAAGGCATTACGGACATCAGCTGTCTTAAAAGAGCCACCCTAGAAGCCAATGGTCAAATTGGCTATGAGTTAAAACCTGAGGAAAAGCCCGTGACGGTCAAGGAAATGAAGGAGCTTCTTGACCAATTAAGAGAAGAACTAAACATATTAAAAAAGGACTGA
- a CDS encoding acyltransferase family protein codes for MASSRDSYFDNAKFLLIFLVVFGHLLRSFIHDNDWMLYLYKFIYTFHMPAFILVSGFFAKGFRKPGFMKKVAVKLIIPYFIFQVIYSVYYYLLQDQSIANLNPIDPQWSLWFLISLFFWNLLLIPFSKLPFQWAMIVSLSIALLVGYMDSISNTLSLSRTFVFLPMFLAGFYLKKQHFEFIRTSKGKLAALLVLVAVFLFCYLYEFDYSFLFGSQSYASLGDAGLIAAMKRMAWYLLAFGATFSFFALVPTRRFFFTKWGTRTLYVYLLHGFVIKLLRTTWFDDWALNAASVLMLLLLTILLTFTLSSTFVKTVAQPVIELKMTNLLRTITGRQSSYIK; via the coding sequence ATGGCATCTTCACGAGATAGTTATTTTGATAATGCGAAATTTCTTCTGATTTTTCTAGTCGTTTTTGGTCATTTGTTACGATCATTCATTCATGATAATGATTGGATGCTTTATTTATACAAGTTTATTTATACTTTTCATATGCCCGCCTTTATTTTGGTTTCCGGCTTCTTTGCAAAAGGATTCAGAAAACCGGGTTTTATGAAAAAAGTTGCTGTTAAGCTGATCATCCCATATTTCATTTTTCAGGTGATCTATTCTGTTTACTATTATCTCTTGCAGGATCAAAGCATCGCCAATCTAAACCCAATTGATCCACAATGGTCTTTATGGTTTTTAATTAGTTTATTCTTTTGGAATTTGCTGCTCATTCCTTTTTCAAAACTGCCGTTTCAATGGGCGATGATCGTCAGTTTATCGATTGCTTTACTTGTCGGTTACATGGACAGCATCAGCAATACACTCAGTTTATCGCGGACGTTTGTCTTTTTGCCCATGTTTTTAGCAGGCTTCTATTTAAAGAAGCAGCACTTTGAATTCATTCGTACAAGCAAAGGAAAGCTGGCAGCGCTCCTTGTTTTAGTGGCTGTATTCCTGTTTTGCTATCTGTATGAATTTGATTATTCCTTCTTATTTGGATCACAGTCATATGCTTCTCTTGGTGATGCAGGACTGATTGCGGCAATGAAACGAATGGCTTGGTATCTACTTGCATTCGGCGCTACATTTAGCTTCTTTGCATTAGTGCCAACAAGACGATTCTTCTTTACAAAGTGGGGCACAAGAACGTTATATGTGTATTTATTACATGGCTTTGTCATTAAGCTGCTTAGAACGACTTGGTTTGATGACTGGGCTTTGAATGCAGCAAGTGTACTCATGTTATTGCTGCTGACCATTCTGTTAACCTTTACCCTGTCTAGTACCTTTGTAAAAACCGTTGCACAGCCAGTGATTGAGCTCAAAATGACCAATCTTCTGCGAACGATCACCGGCAGGCAAAGTAGCTATATCAAATAA